One genomic segment of Pelagerythrobacter marensis includes these proteins:
- a CDS encoding 5-(carboxyamino)imidazole ribonucleotide synthase: MIQPGGTIGILGGGQLGRMIAVAAAQLGYRCHVYEPGRASVAAEVSAQFTCAPWNDEAALGRFAESCDVITWEFENVPVGPLAAIEPLLAPHPRALETAQDRLKEKRFVEGLGGVPAAYATVDTAEELVAAVDRIGAPGILKTRRDGYDGKGQWRIQTARDADAIRLPDAPTIYEGFVEFACEFSVILVRGRDGEVRFWDSPENTHVGGVLSTSTLPANAMVIEQTPAARALAAQAAEALGYVGVLTLEFFATGEGPVFNEMAPRVHNSGHWTIEGAATSQFENHVRAICGLPLGDTATTAGSVVMSNIIGEDVSSAHDCLNDPDAHLHLYGKHQARPGRKMGHVTRIGGR, from the coding sequence ATGATCCAGCCGGGGGGGACAATCGGCATCCTGGGCGGCGGACAGCTCGGGCGGATGATAGCGGTGGCCGCCGCCCAGCTCGGCTATCGCTGCCATGTCTATGAACCCGGGCGCGCCAGCGTCGCTGCCGAGGTCAGCGCGCAATTCACGTGTGCGCCCTGGAACGACGAGGCCGCGTTGGGCCGGTTTGCGGAATCCTGCGACGTGATAACGTGGGAGTTCGAGAACGTGCCGGTCGGGCCGCTGGCCGCGATCGAACCACTGCTCGCCCCCCATCCTCGCGCGCTCGAAACGGCGCAGGACCGGCTGAAGGAAAAGCGTTTTGTCGAAGGGCTCGGCGGTGTGCCCGCTGCCTACGCGACTGTCGATACGGCGGAAGAGCTGGTCGCCGCCGTCGACCGGATCGGCGCGCCCGGCATCCTGAAAACCCGCCGCGACGGTTACGACGGCAAGGGCCAATGGCGCATCCAGACAGCCCGCGATGCCGACGCGATCCGTCTGCCCGATGCGCCGACGATCTACGAAGGGTTCGTCGAATTCGCATGCGAGTTCTCGGTCATCCTCGTGCGCGGTCGCGATGGCGAGGTGCGCTTCTGGGACAGCCCGGAAAACACCCATGTCGGCGGCGTGCTCTCCACGTCCACCCTGCCCGCCAATGCGATGGTGATCGAACAGACGCCCGCCGCGCGCGCCCTGGCCGCGCAGGCTGCCGAAGCGCTGGGATATGTCGGCGTGCTGACGCTGGAGTTCTTCGCCACCGGCGAAGGGCCGGTGTTCAACGAAATGGCGCCCCGAGTGCACAATTCGGGCCACTGGACGATCGAGGGCGCGGCCACCAGCCAGTTCGAGAATCACGTGCGCGCGATCTGCGGACTGCCGCTGGGCGACACCGCGACGACCGCCGGCAGCGTGGTGATGTCGAACATTATCGGCGAAGATGTATCGAGCGCGCATGATTGCCTGAACGATCCCGACGCCCACCTCCACCTCTACGGCAAGCATCAGGCACGCCCAGGGCGCAAGATGGGGCACGTGACGCGAATTGGTGGGCGGTGA
- a CDS encoding dihydrofolate reductase, whose amino-acid sequence MPQSIFCIFARAANGVIGDRGRLPWHIPADLKRFKALTMGKPMIMGRKTFESLPGLLPGRRHVVLTRRERWACEGAHVARSPQEALALAGDEEAEIAVIGGAAIFDVFLPLANRVELTEIHADYEGDVLMPRLSPEWAETARESHPASGETPAFDFVTLRQEAA is encoded by the coding sequence ATGCCGCAATCGATTTTCTGCATTTTTGCCCGTGCGGCCAATGGCGTTATCGGCGACCGGGGCCGGCTGCCCTGGCATATCCCGGCCGACCTCAAGCGATTCAAGGCGCTGACGATGGGCAAGCCGATGATCATGGGGCGCAAGACGTTCGAAAGCCTTCCCGGCCTGCTGCCCGGTCGCCGCCATGTCGTTCTGACCCGGCGTGAGCGCTGGGCCTGCGAAGGCGCCCATGTCGCCCGTTCGCCGCAGGAGGCGCTCGCGCTGGCCGGGGACGAAGAGGCGGAGATCGCAGTGATCGGCGGCGCGGCGATCTTCGACGTCTTCCTGCCGCTGGCGAACCGGGTCGAGCTGACCGAGATCCACGCCGATTACGAAGGCGACGTGCTGATGCCCCGGCTCAGCCCCGAATGGGCGGAAACCGCGCGCGAATCGCATCCGGCCAGCGGAGAGACACCCGCGTTCGATTTCGTTACCCTGCGGCAGGAGGCGGCGTGA
- a CDS encoding dipeptidase, which produces MKRWLAWGALGLLVLAAIGFFAFAPGIAERGMNRIDGKPLIAVSDEAQALHETLTIVDLHSDTLLWDRDLLSHANRGHEDLPRMEAGNVALQIFSSVTKTPKDQNYEANDADSDNITALVIAQLQPIRTWTSLLERSLYHGEKLDRAVADAKGRLLKVAAPEDVAGLLARRQSSATGPVGAMLSIEGLQNLEGDLANLDRLHTAGFRMAGLTHFFDNDLAGSMHGIEKGGLTAKGREAIRRMEDLGMIVDIAHCSHACVADILAMARRPVVSSHGGVQATCKVNRNLSDEEIRGVARTGGIIGIGYWDAAICDTSPRAAARAMKHVRDLVGIEHVALGSDYDGATTVRFDTSQLVQVTQALLDEGFTHEEIRAAMGGNALRVLQAGVAPMGPVR; this is translated from the coding sequence GTGAAGCGCTGGCTCGCCTGGGGCGCACTGGGGCTGCTGGTCCTGGCCGCAATCGGTTTCTTCGCATTCGCGCCCGGAATTGCCGAGCGCGGCATGAACCGGATCGACGGCAAGCCGCTGATCGCGGTTTCCGACGAAGCACAGGCGCTGCACGAAACGCTGACGATCGTCGATCTGCATTCCGACACCCTGTTGTGGGATCGCGACCTGCTCTCCCATGCGAATCGCGGGCACGAGGATCTGCCGCGGATGGAAGCCGGCAACGTCGCGCTGCAGATCTTCTCCAGCGTCACCAAGACGCCGAAAGATCAGAATTACGAGGCGAACGATGCGGATAGCGACAATATCACCGCGCTGGTGATCGCGCAGTTGCAGCCGATCCGCACCTGGACATCGCTGCTCGAGCGTTCGCTCTATCATGGCGAGAAGCTCGATCGCGCGGTGGCGGATGCCAAGGGGCGTTTGCTGAAAGTCGCCGCGCCCGAGGATGTCGCCGGCCTTCTCGCGCGCCGGCAAAGTTCGGCAACCGGCCCGGTGGGCGCAATGCTCTCGATCGAAGGGTTGCAGAACCTCGAAGGCGATCTCGCCAATCTCGACCGGCTCCACACCGCGGGCTTTCGCATGGCGGGGCTGACCCATTTCTTCGACAACGATCTTGCCGGGTCGATGCACGGTATCGAGAAGGGCGGGCTGACCGCTAAGGGGCGCGAGGCGATCCGGCGCATGGAAGACCTGGGCATGATCGTCGATATCGCGCACTGCAGCCATGCCTGCGTGGCCGACATTCTGGCGATGGCACGGCGCCCGGTCGTCTCCAGCCACGGCGGGGTGCAGGCCACCTGCAAGGTCAACCGAAACCTCTCCGACGAGGAAATCCGCGGCGTGGCGCGCACCGGTGGCATTATCGGGATCGGGTACTGGGACGCCGCGATCTGCGATACCTCCCCCCGCGCCGCAGCGCGGGCGATGAAGCACGTGCGCGACCTGGTCGGGATCGAGCATGTGGCACTGGGCAGCGATTACGACGGGGCGACGACCGTGCGGTTCGACACCAGCCAGCTGGTTCAGGTGACGCAGGCGCTGCTGGACGAAGGATTTACCCACGAAGAGATCCGCGCGGCGATGGGCGGCAATGCCCTGCGCGTTCTGCAGGCAGGCGTTGCGCCGATGGGGCCGGTCCGATGA
- a CDS encoding bifunctional riboflavin kinase/FAD synthetase yields MRWLDHRQPLPESLRGAIIALGNFDGFHLGHQAVAREAIEWARSEGRPAIIATFDPHPVRFFKPDAAPFRLTTLEQRQELYLAAGATAMLVFHFDAELAGTSAEDFVRVLLGQRLGAAGVVTGEDFTFGKGRTGNRAVLEQLGRDAGIATRAVAPVMDGGAPVSSSRVREALRAGDPEEAARLLTRPFAIRGVVEHGDKRGREIGYPTANIAIESYLRPRFGIYAVTGRVLASGHTLTGAANIGVRPQFAPPRELLEPHFFDFSGDLYGQEIEVAFRHFLRPEAKFASIAELVEQMDRDCAQARDLLG; encoded by the coding sequence ATGAGGTGGCTCGACCATCGCCAGCCGCTGCCCGAAAGCCTGCGCGGCGCGATCATCGCACTGGGCAATTTCGACGGTTTCCACCTCGGCCATCAGGCTGTCGCACGCGAAGCCATCGAATGGGCACGAAGCGAAGGCCGCCCGGCAATCATCGCGACATTCGATCCGCATCCGGTGCGCTTCTTCAAACCCGACGCGGCCCCATTCCGCCTGACGACGCTGGAACAACGGCAGGAACTCTACCTCGCCGCCGGGGCGACCGCGATGCTGGTGTTCCATTTCGATGCCGAGCTGGCCGGAACCAGTGCGGAAGATTTCGTCCGCGTCCTGCTGGGCCAACGTCTGGGCGCCGCCGGCGTGGTCACGGGGGAGGATTTCACCTTCGGCAAGGGGCGCACAGGCAACCGCGCGGTGCTGGAACAGCTGGGCCGCGACGCCGGCATTGCCACACGCGCCGTCGCCCCGGTGATGGACGGCGGTGCCCCCGTATCCTCCAGCCGCGTGCGCGAGGCATTGCGCGCCGGCGACCCGGAAGAGGCCGCCCGCCTCCTTACCCGCCCCTTCGCCATTCGCGGAGTCGTGGAGCATGGCGACAAGCGCGGACGTGAAATCGGCTATCCCACCGCCAACATCGCGATCGAAAGCTACCTGCGTCCGCGTTTCGGCATCTATGCTGTGACCGGCCGGGTGCTCGCCAGCGGACACACACTGACCGGCGCGGCCAATATCGGCGTGCGACCGCAGTTTGCCCCCCCGCGCGAGTTGCTGGAGCCGCATTTCTTCGATTTCTCCGGCGACCTCTATGGACAGGAGATCGAGGTGGCGTTCCGGCATTTCCTGCGGCCCGAGGCGAAGTTCGCTTCAATCGCGGAGCTGGTCGAGCAGATGGATCGCGATTGTGCGCAGGCGCGGGATCTTCTGGGCTGA
- a CDS encoding glycerophosphodiester phosphodiesterase family protein: MRWLRYLAFAAALAFLVLTVVNASWLAPEPKGAVKLIANGGLRQLAAPDAPVGADRDAEVDAPCPGTRIEQPAHDYLENTAPSIARAAKLGAQVIAIDVASTADGQIALFADQMLDCRTDGSGAVSETAMAALKALDAGHGYSAEGGTYPLRGSGTGAIPSLDEAIRAAGRARLLYRFTGQEAQEADRLAAALRAAGRDPVAAGDGFYGSPAPIARIAQIHPDAWAFSPESARKCTSAYMWQGWFGIVPAACRGGTMTIPLDRQWAFAGWPNRLIARMEEAGARIVVVTGGDAAAPAGLTFPEQLGDIPASFNGYAFVDDGFTVIPALINRFDDRSQAEIDAAQAALERRRAAR, translated from the coding sequence ATGCGCTGGCTGCGCTATCTCGCATTCGCGGCGGCACTGGCCTTCCTTGTCCTGACAGTGGTCAACGCCAGCTGGCTTGCGCCCGAACCCAAAGGCGCGGTGAAGCTGATCGCCAACGGCGGGCTGCGCCAGCTCGCCGCCCCCGATGCCCCGGTGGGTGCCGACAGGGATGCCGAGGTGGATGCGCCCTGTCCCGGCACGCGAATCGAACAGCCGGCGCACGACTATCTGGAAAACACCGCCCCTTCGATCGCGCGGGCGGCGAAGCTGGGCGCGCAGGTCATCGCAATCGACGTGGCATCGACTGCCGATGGGCAGATCGCGCTGTTTGCCGACCAAATGCTCGATTGCCGAACCGACGGCAGCGGGGCGGTAAGCGAAACCGCGATGGCAGCGCTCAAGGCGCTCGATGCCGGCCACGGCTATAGCGCGGAAGGCGGGACCTATCCGCTGCGCGGGTCCGGCACAGGCGCGATACCCAGCCTGGACGAGGCGATTCGCGCGGCAGGCCGCGCTCGCCTGCTCTATCGCTTTACGGGCCAGGAAGCGCAGGAGGCGGATCGGCTCGCCGCCGCGCTGCGTGCGGCGGGCCGCGACCCGGTGGCTGCCGGCGACGGCTTCTACGGTTCGCCCGCGCCGATCGCGCGAATCGCGCAGATCCATCCCGATGCCTGGGCTTTCTCGCCGGAAAGCGCCCGGAAATGCACCAGCGCCTACATGTGGCAGGGATGGTTCGGGATCGTGCCCGCCGCCTGCCGTGGCGGGACGATGACGATCCCGCTCGATCGCCAATGGGCCTTCGCCGGCTGGCCCAATCGGCTGATCGCGCGGATGGAGGAGGCCGGGGCACGGATCGTCGTCGTAACGGGCGGCGATGCGGCGGCCCCTGCCGGGCTGACATTCCCCGAGCAGTTGGGCGACATTCCCGCCAGCTTCAACGGCTACGCCTTCGTGGACGACGGCTTCACCGTCATCCCCGCGCTGATCAACCGGTTCGACGACCGTTCGCAGGCAGAAATCGACGCCGCGCAGGCCGCGCTCGAACGGCGGCGGGCCGCGCGGTGA
- the ileS gene encoding isoleucine--tRNA ligase: protein MTEQRDYKDTVFLPRTDFPMKAGLPQKEPGILARWEEQDIYRTLREERAGRETFVLHDGPPYANGDMHIGHALNHVLKDMVVRTQTLLGKDAPYVPGWDCHGLPIEWKVEEQYRKKKLNKDEVPPAEFRAECRAYAQHWVDTQREQLKRLGINGDWDNPYLTMDFGAEATIVAELMKFAEAGNLYRGAKPVMWSPVEKTALAEAEVEYEDITSTQIDVAFEIVESPIPELIGAHAVIWTTTPWTIPVNQALAYGPEIEYVLRDVDGRRLLLAASLADETLHRLAGGSDTPDQAQGETVWRGKGSDLAGTVARHPIAKLVSPREGGDLSRSRATSDQGAQGPRLRGDSQAIEFFLKPRPLLAGDFVTTDSGTGLVHMAPDHGEDDFALCKAHGLTPKFVVEADGRYRDDWAWLGGDDERRMSVINPKFNAPDGPICSDLREAGALLSASADYKHSYPHSWRSKAKVIYRCTPQWFVPMDRELDGGGTLRSRAMQAIDDTRFVPEKGRNRIGAMVEGRPDWVLSRQRAWGVPITLFVDRKTGEYLADPAVNARIVEAVRAKGVDAWTEEAAADLLGPDYDPADYERVTDILDVWFDSGCTHAFVLESGRWPELRWPADLYLEGSDQHRGWFQSSLLEACATRGRAPYDAVLTHGFTMARDGKKMSKSLGNTVDPNKVMQQYGADIIRLWALSVDFTEDHRIGDEILKGVADQYRKLRNTFRYMLGALDGFDRDAEGVDPAQMPELERYVLGELHALDATLRRAIADFDFNEYTRALVDFANEDLSAFFFDIRKDSLYCDGEGDLRRRAYRTVLDILFHALVRYAAPVLVFTAEEVWTTRFPDRGSVHLLELSPMPESWVDPALADRFGKLRDLREQVMEAIEPLRREKTIRSGLEAAVTVPAGAVPDGFGDADLAELFITASVARGQGDGVTVTRTEDHKCGRCWRLLPEVAEDGALCGRCEDVIARMDDAA, encoded by the coding sequence ATGACTGAACAGCGCGACTATAAAGACACGGTCTTCCTGCCCAGGACCGATTTCCCCATGAAGGCCGGCCTTCCGCAGAAGGAGCCGGGCATTCTCGCGCGCTGGGAAGAACAGGACATCTATCGCACGCTGCGCGAGGAACGCGCGGGGCGCGAGACGTTCGTGCTCCACGACGGGCCGCCCTACGCCAATGGCGACATGCATATCGGCCATGCGCTCAACCACGTGCTGAAGGACATGGTGGTGCGCACGCAGACGCTGCTGGGCAAGGACGCGCCTTACGTGCCCGGCTGGGACTGCCACGGCCTGCCGATCGAATGGAAGGTGGAGGAACAGTACCGCAAGAAGAAGCTGAACAAGGACGAGGTGCCCCCGGCGGAATTCCGCGCCGAATGCCGCGCCTATGCGCAGCACTGGGTCGATACGCAGCGCGAACAGCTCAAACGGCTGGGCATTAACGGCGACTGGGACAATCCCTACCTGACGATGGATTTCGGGGCCGAGGCGACAATCGTCGCCGAGCTGATGAAATTCGCCGAGGCGGGCAATCTCTACCGCGGCGCCAAGCCGGTGATGTGGAGCCCGGTGGAAAAGACCGCGCTGGCCGAAGCCGAAGTCGAGTACGAGGATATCACCTCGACCCAGATCGACGTGGCGTTCGAAATCGTCGAGAGCCCGATCCCCGAACTAATCGGCGCCCACGCGGTGATCTGGACGACCACGCCGTGGACGATCCCGGTCAACCAGGCTTTGGCCTATGGGCCGGAGATTGAATATGTCCTGCGCGATGTCGATGGGCGCCGGCTCTTGCTGGCTGCGTCGCTGGCCGACGAAACCCTCCATCGTCTCGCGGGTGGAAGCGACACCCCGGATCAAGCTCAGGGGGAAACGGTCTGGCGCGGCAAGGGCTCTGACCTCGCCGGCACCGTCGCCCGCCACCCGATCGCCAAGCTCGTGAGTCCCCGCGAAGGCGGGGACCTCAGCCGATCGCGCGCGACGTCCGACCAGGGGGCCCAAGGTCCCCGCCTTCGCGGGGACTCGCAGGCGATCGAGTTCTTCCTCAAGCCCCGCCCGCTGCTCGCCGGCGATTTCGTCACGACTGACTCGGGCACCGGCCTCGTCCACATGGCGCCCGATCACGGCGAGGACGACTTCGCATTGTGCAAGGCGCACGGCCTGACGCCCAAGTTCGTGGTCGAAGCCGATGGCCGCTATCGCGACGACTGGGCCTGGCTCGGCGGCGACGACGAACGGCGCATGTCGGTCATCAATCCGAAGTTCAATGCGCCAGACGGCCCGATCTGTTCGGACTTGCGCGAAGCGGGCGCGCTGCTTTCGGCCAGCGCCGACTACAAGCATTCCTACCCCCATTCGTGGCGGTCCAAGGCCAAGGTCATCTATCGCTGCACCCCGCAGTGGTTCGTGCCGATGGACCGCGAGCTCGATGGTGGCGGCACGCTGCGCAGCCGGGCGATGCAGGCGATCGACGATACCCGCTTCGTGCCCGAAAAGGGCCGCAACCGCATCGGCGCGATGGTGGAGGGGCGACCCGACTGGGTTCTTTCGCGCCAGCGCGCCTGGGGCGTGCCGATCACGCTGTTCGTCGACCGCAAGACCGGCGAATACCTCGCCGACCCGGCGGTCAACGCGCGGATCGTGGAGGCCGTGCGCGCGAAAGGCGTCGATGCCTGGACGGAAGAAGCCGCCGCCGACCTGCTCGGCCCCGATTACGACCCGGCGGATTACGAACGGGTGACCGACATTCTCGACGTGTGGTTCGATTCGGGCTGCACGCACGCCTTCGTGCTCGAAAGCGGGCGCTGGCCCGAACTGCGCTGGCCGGCGGACCTCTACCTCGAAGGGTCGGACCAGCATCGCGGCTGGTTCCAATCCTCGCTGCTCGAAGCCTGCGCCACGCGCGGGCGGGCGCCTTACGATGCCGTGCTCACCCACGGCTTCACGATGGCGCGCGACGGCAAGAAGATGTCGAAATCGCTCGGCAACACCGTCGATCCGAACAAGGTGATGCAGCAGTATGGGGCGGATATCATCCGCCTCTGGGCGCTATCGGTGGACTTTACCGAGGATCACCGGATCGGCGACGAGATCCTGAAAGGGGTCGCCGACCAGTATCGCAAGCTGCGCAACACCTTCCGCTACATGCTCGGCGCGCTCGACGGGTTCGACCGCGATGCGGAAGGCGTGGACCCGGCCCAAATGCCGGAGCTGGAGCGCTATGTCCTGGGCGAACTCCACGCGCTCGACGCCACGCTGCGCCGCGCGATCGCCGATTTCGATTTCAACGAATATACCCGCGCGCTGGTCGATTTCGCGAACGAGGACCTTTCGGCCTTCTTCTTCGATATCCGCAAGGACAGCCTCTATTGCGACGGCGAAGGCGACTTGCGCCGCCGCGCCTATCGCACCGTGCTCGACATCCTGTTCCACGCGCTGGTGCGCTATGCCGCCCCGGTTCTGGTGTTCACGGCGGAAGAAGTGTGGACGACCCGCTTCCCCGATCGCGGCAGCGTGCACCTGCTCGAACTGTCGCCGATGCCCGAAAGCTGGGTCGATCCGGCCCTCGCCGACCGCTTCGGCAAGCTGCGCGACTTGCGCGAACAGGTGATGGAAGCAATCGAGCCGTTGCGGCGAGAAAAGACGATCCGCTCCGGCCTCGAAGCGGCAGTCACCGTGCCCGCGGGCGCCGTGCCCGATGGCTTCGGCGATGCCGATCTGGCGGAGCTGTTCATCACCGCGTCAGTCGCGCGCGGGCAGGGCGACGGCGTGACCGTGACGCGCACCGAAGACCACAAATGCGGCCGCTGCTGGCGGCTCCTGCCCGAAGTGGCGGAAGACGGCGCGCTGTGCGGGCGCTGCGAAGATGTGATCGCACGAATGGACGATGCGGCATGA
- the lspA gene encoding signal peptidase II, whose translation MNRVTKFRLIGFVVAVVLFLADQAMKHHVTQTLAMKRGDVVELLPFFDFRMTYNFGISLGMFQADSMEMRWMLVGVTSLIALVVTVWMLREKVLGEILGLALILGGALGNIRDRYEYGYVIDYADLHFGEFRPFLIFNIADAAITIGVLIILARAFFLRDKEETSQTETAPDAAES comes from the coding sequence ATGAACAGGGTCACGAAATTTCGCCTGATCGGGTTCGTGGTGGCCGTCGTGCTGTTCCTGGCCGACCAGGCGATGAAGCACCACGTCACCCAGACGCTGGCGATGAAGCGGGGCGACGTGGTCGAACTGCTGCCCTTCTTCGATTTTCGCATGACCTACAATTTCGGCATCTCGCTGGGCATGTTCCAGGCCGATTCGATGGAAATGCGCTGGATGCTGGTCGGGGTGACCAGCCTGATCGCACTCGTCGTCACCGTGTGGATGCTGCGCGAGAAGGTGCTGGGCGAAATCCTGGGGCTTGCCCTGATCCTGGGCGGCGCGCTGGGCAATATCCGCGACCGGTACGAATACGGCTATGTCATCGATTACGCCGATCTGCATTTCGGCGAGTTTCGCCCCTTCCTGATCTTCAACATCGCCGATGCCGCGATCACCATCGGCGTCCTGATTATCCTTGCCCGCGCGTTTTTCCTGCGCGACAAGGAGGAAACATCCCAAACCGAGACGGCGCCCGACGCCGCGGAGAGCTGA
- a CDS encoding DUF3035 domain-containing protein: MSHFSRRKATTIALLSGASAMLAACGSDGGILARERPDEFAVQRQAPLVVPPDFNLVPPAPGAPRPAEGTAGEQALEALFGGPAPRSAVETSVLDRAGAAEPGIRSTVGDPETNTVAKGSVTRDIVAAPEGDGQYAQAVIPG; the protein is encoded by the coding sequence ATGAGCCATTTTTCGAGGCGCAAAGCGACCACCATCGCCCTTCTTTCCGGCGCGAGCGCCATGCTGGCCGCGTGCGGCAGCGACGGCGGCATTCTCGCCCGCGAACGGCCTGACGAATTCGCAGTCCAGCGGCAGGCTCCGCTGGTCGTGCCGCCCGATTTCAACCTCGTGCCCCCCGCCCCCGGCGCGCCGCGCCCGGCAGAAGGCACTGCGGGCGAGCAGGCGCTGGAGGCGCTGTTCGGCGGCCCGGCACCGCGCAGCGCGGTCGAAACCAGCGTTCTCGACCGTGCGGGCGCGGCCGAACCCGGCATCCGCTCCACCGTCGGCGATCCGGAAACCAATACGGTCGCCAAAGGCAGCGTGACCCGCGACATCGTCGCCGCGCCCGAGGGTGACGGTCAGTATGCCCAGGCGGTTATTCCGGGCTGA